The DNA sequence ATGAAGCGGTGAAGCGCAACGCAGCTGACGCGGAAAATAACCAGCAAGATGCGAACAGATTGTGGGTTACAGGGTACTGGTCAACGCTGTGGATAAGGTTGTGGAAAGCGTGGAAAAGTCCCTGCGACAGAAACAGATTCACAGTGACGATAAAGCATCCCAGGTGTTGGGTGTGTTTGCCAAGCGGCCCCTTCCCGGCCGGGTCAAGACCCGGCTTTGTCCCCCCTGTTCCCCGGAGCAGGCGGCGGCTCTCTATGCGGCCTGTCTCGACGAGACGGTTGCCAGGCTTTCGGCCTGCGGCCGTCCGCTGGTGCTTTTCCATGCCGGTGAAAGGGACTGGTTCGCGGACCATTTTCCAGCGATAGAACTGCGGCCCCAGGGGGAGGGAGATCTCGGGCAGCGCATGGCGCGGGCCCTGCACGGTCTTCTTGCCGATGGCTTCCGGGCGGCGGCCCTGGTCGGCAGCGACAGCCCCGACCTGCCGCGGGCCCTGGTCGATGAGGCCTTTGCCGCGTTGCGGACGGCAGACGCGGTGACCGTTCCGGCCGATGACGGCGGCTATGTGCTGATCGGTTGTCGTCGGCCCTGTCCGGAGCTGTTTCGGGATATCGCCTGGAGTACCGCCGAGGTGCTGGACAGCACCCGGCAGGCGGCTGATCGGGCCGG is a window from the Geothermobacter hydrogeniphilus genome containing:
- a CDS encoding TIGR04282 family arsenosugar biosynthesis glycosyltransferase; translation: MESVEKSLRQKQIHSDDKASQVLGVFAKRPLPGRVKTRLCPPCSPEQAAALYAACLDETVARLSACGRPLVLFHAGERDWFADHFPAIELRPQGEGDLGQRMARALHGLLADGFRAAALVGSDSPDLPRALVDEAFAALRTADAVTVPADDGGYVLIGCRRPCPELFRDIAWSTAEVLDSTRQAADRAGIRLGELSAWYDLDDAAALRRLLQCSPGSRTAAFVRAHLASLI